AAAACTAAGACTAAAACCTCGTGtgttgaaaatgtttaataaaaaaaagaaaaaataaatattgtgtaaattgttatgaTGTATTGTGTGAGGAGTGAGGAATGGAAAAGGCACTTTTGCATGTAACACACGGCTCAGCAGTGATGGTGGTGTTAGTTGCATTTCCTTGTACCTTTAATTCATGTTTATATTAGATGTCATTCCATGAAGCTCGTGGTCACTTTTatggtcactttttttttttttttttaaacatttatttatttatttgcaggtCCTGAGTAATGTCTGAGAAAATCCGCATCAACAGCCCCAATGTGCAGTACACTGAGAAGTTCATCGAGTCCCGGTACTCGTACCAGACCACCTCGGTGACCCAGGACGGAGACAAATACACGGTGAGACTCTAGCAACATTTAACTCTGATGTGTTGCTTACTCGGGATATCTAGTTATTTAAAGCTATGtgattaatcattttaaaccagATTGAACCAATGAGCACTAGCGTCCCATTGCGGGGTGAAACCCCCCCGTTTTCCGCCCACTGTTCCTGGAAGAAGGATAAagcgattactgaagatgaattaatgaacgAATGGATGAATGAGAACGGTCAGATTAGGTCGCTCttcactgcgcatgcgcatcCTGCTAAAGCAACACCACGCCTCTTCTGCTCAGACACCTTTCAGCACAAAAGTTCCAGTAATAACTGCTAATAGaacaaaatctttttattattttttttctagcttCTAAGTAATCAACAATAGGAATTCAGCACTAATTTAAACACAGCCTGGGTTTCAGCAAGCCAGCAGATGACCACTACTGGCATTTCTGTCCTGTTTTTTAGTACAGAAAAGTAGTCAGAATAGTAAAATTAGGCTCTATGGCAATGGGATCTGACCATCCTTGAAAAGGTTCTCATGATACACAATATTTAGTTTTGCTAATAGTATCAGCCAAACAGTAGAGCCGCTTTATTAAAAACTATATCAATTGATTGACTATATACTCAATCAATTTTATATTCTGTTCAACAACTAGTATTTATTTTCCAaagaaaataactaaaaaacTAGCAAAAACAACATAATTAGTATACAACAATCCAGTCAACTGTTAGTAATCATAGATAGATGACGATATGCACAATGCTCTTTAAAAAAGCATATCATGACAGCTTATCGCAATATAGATATCGTATAGTAATAGTACCCATTCCTTTTCAAAATCCTGGCCAAGTAGCTCCTGAGTTTACCAGCTACCACATTTCCTCTCTGTACCTCTAGGTGACGCCCCACAATACTGAGTTTACATTCCGCACAGAGCGCCATGTGCCCAAGCTTGGTGTCATGCTCGTGGGCTGGGGCGGAAACAACGGCAGCACTGTCACCGCTGCTGTGCTGGCCAATAAGCTTGGCCTGACCTGGAAAACCAAGACTGGTGTCAAGGTAAAAAGAgtcattccattttttttaataataacattcATAACAATGGTATAACACAGGAGTGTCCAATCTTGTCCAGAAAGGGCCACTGTGGGTGCAGCTTTTCACTTCCTTTACAACAAAGCAGGAGCCTCGCCTTGAGTATATTGAAaaccaagatcaactgattatacaggtggaatcaggtgtgaaTCAGAAGGTGTCCTGCCTAATTGGAAAGAAAAACTGcacccacaccagccctttgtaGATAAGACACGCCTAGTATAACATGTCAAACAATATTTATCTTTTGTAAAAATCATTAGCCCAGATTGTTTTTGATATTCACaaatagtttatataatttggaaataataataataaatgtttcatttatatagTGCAGTCCAAAGAATGAAAAAGCAACAGAAACATAATCTGACAATATTTTATCCAAAAAGTGGAACTCCTAGCCATTTATGTCTCACCTGTAATTCTCACATctcttggatttttttcttttctgtttttttcccccagagcGCCAATTACTATGGTTCATTGCTGGAGTCTTCCACTGTGTCTCTGGGCTCAGGACCAAAGGGGGAGATTTTTGTGCCGTTCAGAGAACTACTGCCAATGGTGCACCCTAATGACATCATATTTGATGGTAATgacagaaaacatgtttttggatGCATGGTGGTGCGACCATTACTGAAGGTCTACCATCaagtgttttgcatttttttagcaCCACAACTACCAAATAATGTAAAACTCCAGTTTGGGGTGGAAATTTTCATACCAGTCCAAGCTTATAGCAGAGAATAGGCTTGGATTGAAATTTCCACGCTGATCTGTTGAGCCACTAGAGCAAGATAACCCAGAGACAAGAAAATTGCCATTCGGTCTCCAGAGTCATGCTGGAGTGCCAGAATTATGAAGACTGCCTAAGATATGCACTACATTTGTTCATGGGTGCAGAAATCAGAAATACATGACTGATTTTGCAAGATTTGCGTTTTTAATCTATATAGTTTAGTAagagtatatgtgtgtttcaggttggGATATCTCCTCTATGGATCTTGGTTGTGCCATGGAGCGTGCACAGGTTCTGGACTGGAGCCTTCAGGAGATGCTTCGCCCTCACATGAGCCAACTGAAACCAAGGCCCTCCATTTACATCCCAGATTTCATTGCTGCTAACCAGGAGCACAGGGCTGACAACGTCCTCACAGGCACCAAGGCAGAGCAGGTACAAAGATCAAAGTTTTAtctattaataaatgtttgcaTTTGTAAAATAGTTGGAATATTAACTAAAACTCACTGTATGGGCATTTATGCAGATGGAACAAATCCGCAGAGATATCCGTGACTTCAAGGAGAAGAGTGGCGTGGACAAAGTCATAGTGCTGTGGACGGCAAACACAGAGAGATTCTCAGATGTCGTGACTGGTGTCAATGACACTGCCCAGAACCTTCTTGCTACCATCCAGGTATCTGCTAGGCACAAAACGTCTAGCTCTGATCTCAACACAACTTCATGCACATCACAGAAATAAGGAGAAGGATGAAGATATCTGAAATTAACCTTATCGTTGCCTTAGTAAATCTATTCAAGGTTTCATGTTAGTCATTGGTATAAACTATAGTTTTGTGTTGTCATAGTGGGACATAAACAAGCCCGTCCCTTAAGGACAGCTGCTTGTAGGAACAAGTTCAACAAAAGCTGCTTAGGCATGCATTGTTGTAGTGATTGACATTTTTCTTATGTGAAGTTGCTGTTAATTAAAGCTGCTATGATGCCCGAAGGTATAGGTGTCCTTACAACCTCCCcaccctcatttttttttaatgtcgaATCTGGTTCTCCATTTTAATTTGCAGCAAAGTTATCATATTTGGAACACTTGCAGCATCTGACCCTATCATTACACATTTAATAACAACAAATACTATTGCTATGATAATCATAATATTGTGAAACCATGGATTATGAGAAGTTCCTCAGCAGTACTTCATTTATACTCTGTAACTACTCAtttaagttatttttttctctgttcagACTTATCATTCCTTAAAAGTGTTGTGCAACAGTTTAACAGGTAATCTCGGGTTCAAATCTTGGCAATGCCACAGCCTTCCAATGCTGGAAGTCAATGGAGTAAAACTGGCTATGCTCtgtgtgtgggagggatggcatacactCTCTTCAGTCAATCACGGGGACAATAGCCAATCGTCGAcctctgtgagctcatatgtacagaagagggtagataacACTTTCCTCTGCTTCTGTGTGATGCAGAATGAGCAGAAGTTCAAAACGATGGGGTTGGCTGGCTTCGCCTTTCTCAGGGGAAACATGTTAACTTTCATGCTTCTTGGCTGGTAGTTTTCACCTGACAGGGGAAAGCTTTTTgctgggaattggcaggtgccCAAATTAAACAGTAGTGACTAATACTAATACAGCCGTAATAATCACCAAAAATGTCTAACAATATCACTGGCTGTGCTCTAACTAAAGCTCGATGTCCTGGTTAACAGTTTCCCATAAATGAATCcaatgacactttttttaaactccatcTCTTCTTTATAGAATGGAGGGGAAGTATCTCCATCCACCCTGTTTGCGGTGGCTAGTATTCTGGAGGGCTGTGCCTACATTAACGGCTCCCCTCAGAACACTTTCGTACCTGGAGTTGTAGAAATGGCCGTTCAGCAAGGGGTCTTCATAGGAGGAGACGACTTCAAATCAGGCCAGACGAAACTGAAGTCCGTTCTGGTGGATTTTCTAGTCAGTGCGGGAATCAAGGTAAGGGAGACATagttatttaaatgtgcattttaGTCAGTGTCCGTGTCATTGCAGCATGTTTTCAGGATAGGAATCCTTTACTAGttgcattactgtgtgtgtctcctttTCATTGCAGCCAACCTCCATTGTGAGCTATAATCACCTAGGAAACAACGATGGCATGAACCTGTCTGCCCCACAGCAGTTCCGATCTAAAGAGATCTCCAAAAGCAACGTGGTGGACGACATGGTGGAGTCCAATCCAGTGCTCTACAAGCCTGGAGAGAAACCTGACCACTGTGTAAGAATGATTTCTATGATATTTACAGTACACAGTAGTTGGTTAAACTGGTTAAACCTTATACTGCAATATACGGCAATATACGGTGCAATATTTTAGACACTTCATACCATCACATTTCTATTTGGGAAGAGGTTCCCTAGGTTGGCTTCATTTTTGGGCAGCATTTGTGGTCCCACGTCTGTCCAATATAGCATAAGttgtataacattttaaaacgatattgtgatttttattttatccaacCAAACTAATAGTTACAACATAAATATTGAGTGATTTAATGCACCAAATTTGCATTCATGATTAATTGTACAGCACctgtgtgtttaaattatttaatgtgtattGTGACTAAACATGTAATAAGTTAAGATTCATAAATTATCCTTCTCATGACAACAGATAATAGCAGCAGACCAACTCAGTTAATGTTGTTAATTATATAATTGTGTGTTCATAATTTGATGGGTGGAGTCCTGCATGCCTTTTGAGTTGTGACATGTAGAATTTGTGTCAATCTAGGTGGTCATTAAGTACGTTCCCTATGTGGGAGACAGCAAACGAGCAATGGATGAGTACACGTCCGAGATCATGATGGGTGGCACAAACACAATTGCTCTCCACAACACTTGTGAGGTGAGTTCATGATCCTGAGCTGATTTTGGAGATGTATATGGATGAACATTGTGCTTATACTTGCTGAATGAGTCCTTTAATGAAATGTTAAGTTACTAGAGATGAAAAAGGTATGGTCATTTTAAACCACCATAATGTAAAAACCTGGACAACcaattttcctttctttatatTAGACCTAGATTTCCATGTAGATGTGTCTCAATGTCATTCACATCtctttactgattttttttttttcccgttaTGCAGGACTCGTTGCTGGCCAGTCCCATCATTCTGGACCTGGTCATTCTGACTGAGCTCTGTCAGCGAATCACGTTCCGCACACAGCAGGACTCCTCCTTCCAGTCCTTCCACAGTGTTCTATCCCTACTCAGCTTCCTTTGCAAGGCCCCACTTGTACCGCCCAAGGCACCGGTGGTCAACGCCTTCTTCCGCCAGCGCGCCTGCATCGAAAATGTCATGAGGTACAGGAAAGTTTGTGTGTTCATGGGTCATAGAGATTTTCACCATCATGATCCAAGATGTTtttgattttatagcaatacagTTGTAAACTTTGTAAAAATTTTGGGTATCTAATCCTCATTTTAGTATttagcaatataaacaatatttacgGAAACTTATGGAAGCCATTTTCATGCTTGTGGATCATCCTGTATATATAGAGATGTATGCAGATACAGTCGATacacagtatatagtatataaagaTAACCcttacatatatttttactaTTAGTTTCAGTGTAACTAGTAAATAacgaataatatgctttaatctgaataacttaataataaactgaGACTAAGGGGATGTGCTTTGCAGTGCAGTGTTGCTGAAATGGGATGTCTATCTTGGGTTCTGTCACACAGGGCTTGCCTCGGTCTTCCCCCTCAAAACCACATGCAGCTCGAGTACAAGATGCAGAAAAGCTTCACAGTTTGTCAAGACAAGAAGGTTCCTGTAGCCACAAAGGGGAGCAACAACATCACCAAAGCGTACCACTGCATTGAATGTAATGGAGCCACTGACCAAAAGAATGTTGACagataaagttaaaaataaaaaatcatccCATGACTGAGTGACCACTCTGTCTAACAGAACACAGAATTTCTAACTTTGAATTAATCCTCAGAGAATATTATCTATTAAAACATCATGATGTATCTTGCTCTAAACAATATTAACACAATTTTGGAAATGGGTTTCTTTGTGGATTGATGCTATACAACTGTTTTAGTTAGTCAAAAAGGGAGAATAAATCATTTACTGATGTTTGTATTTTACAAATACTTAGACTTTGaaacatgaatattaatattagttgGCAGGAAGgttcaaaattttcaaaaatatttaatattttgaaaatgcacTTTATAAAATTGATAACTATactaatattaaacataaaggTTCCATCTCAGTCTTTTGAGGGTTTTTCGGTTTGAACCTCCAGAGGGTACGAGTAGAGCTTAGAACCCTTAAACACCCAAAGAACTCCTGAGGAACCATTTTACTACAAGTGTACTGTATACCAGTATTTTGGTCAGATTTAATTTGTGGATTTAGAAGTAGAGCAGTGAAATGATGTAACTGCAAATGCTAGTGATTTGAAGTCTTTCCAGAAGGATCAAATGTCTGATTTTATTGATCAGACATCTATGCAAAGTGCACATGCAAGAAAATGTTCATGAAACGTTTTTATTGAcagtgatgtgtgtttttttttttttgtttttttttttgtaaaataggGCTTTGTGATgtcaaaataaacatttttgtttcaaaTAATCAGAAATGAGTCCAGTTTCTGCTCCATAAAACATCACCAGGAGTATAAGATTATACAGTCAGGATTACAGGAGTTATGTTCTTACAGGGCTAATAATcgatttattttttgtatgtttgtttttgtttttaacaaacTCCACAGTAGAAACCTATTCTATTATTTTagtagataaattgtaaaatttagagggacattttaattttttatccaACACTATGGGGGATTCGAACTTTTGTATTCTTCTGAacgtgtgtgtacatttgaaaataaataattattataatatataatataataattctaataataataataataataattgtttattgtttattaattttcaaaaatttgtctaaataaacaaatcaacagATAATGTAGACTCTATACTGTTTTAGTCTATTTAGGAtgatgttgaattttttttaaattttttttatggaacTCTGAAAACtgagttaataaaaatacattcgAAACAATTCACATGCAGTAGAATACAAAAAGGCACTTAGCAAATTCGCTTTTTACCTGATTTCTCACGTTAGGTTGTGGCCGAATCCCAAACGGCTTCATGTTGCACATTAGTGCCCTACATAGGATACGGAAGTTATTGTGACCGTATACACTACGTAGGAAGTCTGGAGGCATTTGGGATTGGTGGAGATTGGCGCGTGACCTTACGAACGCCGCAATTGCGCATGTCCGCAGCGGTGTCCATAGCAACACTGTTTCATTACCTGCGGATATCTAGCATACCAGCTAGCATGAATCAAAATAAACCAGAGCTCGTTTTATCTCGTATATTTTAGCTAAATGTATTATCGGGTAACTTTAGTGATTAGTCCAGCACTGTATTATAAGGTTTAAAGTTTGTACTAATGGCTGAAAAGAGGCGGTCAGGGGTCGCTGCGGACCCCAAATCAGCCAAAGCCGAGAGCGTTGAGGAGTTTCTGTCCCAGGCCGGGGTGGGCGCGCTGCTCCGGGGCGCGCTGCTGAAGCTGGTGGAGGCCCGACCGGAGGATCCGATAGGATTTCTGGCTGAGCATTTCACTAACGAGGCGTCGGAGACTGAGAGCAGTGgaggaggtgatggaggagatGGTGATGGAGGAagagatggagatggaaaaTATCAGGACGCgcaggaggagcagcagctgaACAAGGCGCTCTGGCATCTGAGCTCAGCGCATCACTCacagaggtgtggcctctcacTTAGCACTGTCTCCAGTGGTAGGAGTTTTGGGGTTATCTGTTAACTGTCAATCATGAGCTACAAGCACACACAGTGAGGATAAAAAGATAGAGTACACTTTAGGTATACTTCATTATATAAATTCTCATATGTTTCCCTGCACAGCTTGTCAGTTAACTATATCCCATCCATCAAGGGAAAGAGACAGCTATAGCACCAGCTCTGATCATATCTTATTTGAATGGTGGATCATTATCATCTCCAGTTTATGGAATATTTAATCATGTAATCAGTATAATCATCAAGATAATCCCATATTTAACCATAAGTATGCAATATCGTATTCATATATAAGGTCATCTAAAGTTCAGTAACTGGTAGGTATCAGTGTCTGGAGGTTCTCAGTGTCTGAAAAACATGGAGTGAACGGATCTACCAAGGTCATGGAGATCAGGTCTTCCGCCACCAttaaaactgagaaataaaGGTGGCGGACAGCCAACAGATACTAGTTGTTTGTGTAAAGAGAAAATTCTGCCTCTGTGTTGAGATCAGATTCATCAGTTACTCTGCAGGCTAACTCAGCTTTGTTGCTTTTTTACAATGAAGTCTGTATTTTTGGCATCAAGACCCCAAGACTCtgagaaatttttattttagctgaaaGAATTCCTCGACAAGATCAGCAGCGAGTGACACTGGCATGGTCATGGCATGTGTTCTTGTACATCTACAAAATAGGTGTGTATAATAAAGTGACCAATGCATGTACACATTGTTTACAAATCCCAGGAGTACTGCTGTCtgatacactcacacaccatgcCATGCCACACCACTGCTACGTCAGCCTTAGTGCTTATGCAGAAAATAGTTCATCACCAAAATAATGTTGTATAGATATCCACTGATCCAAAATGTACATTCAAATCCACAAAAATGCCTCAATGGCCATAAAATCAATCTTTTGATATGGTCATCCTAGTCCCCTGAACCAAACTCTATTGAAAACACGTGGGTTAGTTGAAGATGAAAGTCTACAAGAGATGACTGAGGATCTGGAGAGATTCTGTATTACAAACTGTCTCAGATTCCTTGCGGTGCATTCTCCAATCTCATCAAGCATTACAGGAGAAGAATCAGCACTGTTATGCTGGCAAACGGAGATTGAGCAAAGTACTAAatgcaggggtgccaataattatgatgtgttttttaattttttttagaataaatttacctttattaaaggttagatttctgtcatattttcaGTTAATCATTTCCAAGCATTTTTTTCATAACCATTTTCACCCATTTATaacaagggtgccaataattctgcaacTGACTGTAGGTGTATTTATAAGTCCATGCTTGAATAATTTGTTGCCTATCTGAATGGAACACACCTTTACCAGCATGTTTGATCACTTTCAGATCTGCCTTCAACAACAACATCCGTGTGGCTTATGATCTGCTTAGTCAGTGCGGCTCCGCCCAGCGCGTACCTGGTGGAGTCCAGGGCCGACTCTACACTGAGATGctgcggtgtgtgtgtagtgacaGTGGCCTGTCGGAGACAGCGGCTGCCCCGCTCCTGTATCACCTGCGGTGCCATGATTACGAGGTTGTGCCCTTTGAGCTCTTCCGGCAGGCGGTGCTTACGTGCGCAGCGTTCTCCGAGTATGTACGCAGAGCACGGTGCCTGTATGCTGACGTGGCATGCTGTCCTGAGCGGCCTGCGGAACGGGAATTATGTGATGCTGTCCTCAACGCTCTGCGAGAGGCGCTTGACACCTCACATGGGCCTGACGCCACACGTTACCTAGAGGCCAGTGCCAAGATCTCACCTGCTGAGCTGGCGCGGACCATGGCCAAGACACGAGGTGCCAGCAGGGAGCAGGAAGGCCCGAGCATGGACATGCGTGAGTTTGAGGACGCTGCTGCAGCACTCTTTATAGCCAGGGTGCGAGTGCTTAACTGAGTTAGAATGCAGATAAAGTCAGCTGATTAGGATTGACGTGATGCCAGTGAGCCGTGTGCTCCTCTAGTTCATAACAAGTGCATTTGGGCTGAACGGTCTGACATCAGAACATGTACATAACTCCTCACATGTCTCCATGTTCTGTTCTTAGAAACAGTATTCACTCTCACTACacatacatttaacatttttcagctctctgtaagTCAAACACCCACCAgatttgttgatgagagaggtcagaagagaatggccagactggtttgagctgacaggaaggctaaatcaaataaccactatTTACAGCATGATTCTTTTGATGCAATTATCAACCATAAATCCTAAATTATTTAAACTTGGTTGAATAATATAAATCTGCAGTTGCTAACCCCAGCACAGTATTTTAACCAGTGTTGTTACTTCTTTTCCCCAGCAGGAGGAGCACGACATAATTTCTCATACACAAACTGCTGTTTTAGTTCAGAATTTTAATCTTGTTCTTGTTACTTGATGAgtagaaacttgtttaaagtGAAAGCAGCTCTGAGTGATTTGAGGAAATTATGGAAGCAGATGTGTTCATGGACAAATTTCTCTAGTAGGTGATAAATTTATGCCTGTATTCATTTTGCTAGTGCAATGAGAATGTTTTAATGCTaatatattcttttaaaaatatattcaataaaAGACACAAAGGCTTGGGTGAATTTTTCAATACCTAAAACTGAAAGACTTCCGAATCTCACTCTGAGTATAGCTTCCCGTTTAGTTCTTGAAGTGAGCTGACACTACTCACTTCAAGCTTAAATACTGAGCTATTACAATCCTACCAATCCAGTCTgtaattaaatgtgtatatacattcaTTAATTATATACGattctgtaaaaatgtgttgaaatttggaaaactgatactgatactcaCAGCCTAGTTACCTTCTATTAGAACTTCCTAATTTCACTAAATGAGTTTAGCTATTGATTTTGCAGCTTCTCTAATGGGAACTGTAATTTAAGGAAGCTGATCCAGATCAGCCATTTGAGAAAGGACACTCATTTTACCACAGAGCTATTTTTGGCTATGCCTTTAGCCATTAGTTAATGTGTTGCTAAGGTTATCAGTATTGCTCTTTTAATAGAGCAGCCCTGGGACACATTAGGTGCAACAGGA
The genomic region above belongs to Pangasianodon hypophthalmus isolate fPanHyp1 chromosome 21, fPanHyp1.pri, whole genome shotgun sequence and contains:
- the tpgs1 gene encoding tubulin polyglutamylase complex subunit 1; the protein is MAEKRRSGVAADPKSAKAESVEEFLSQAGVGALLRGALLKLVEARPEDPIGFLAEHFTNEASETESSGGGDGGDGDGGRDGDGKYQDAQEEQQLNKALWHLSSAHHSQRSAFNNNIRVAYDLLSQCGSAQRVPGGVQGRLYTEMLRCVCSDSGLSETAAAPLLYHLRCHDYEVVPFELFRQAVLTCAAFSEYVRRARCLYADVACCPERPAERELCDAVLNALREALDTSHGPDATRYLEASAKISPAELARTMAKTRGASREQEGPSMDMREFEDAAAALFIARVRVLN
- the LOC113533560 gene encoding inositol-3-phosphate synthase 1-A produces the protein MSEKIRINSPNVQYTEKFIESRYSYQTTSVTQDGDKYTVTPHNTEFTFRTERHVPKLGVMLVGWGGNNGSTVTAAVLANKLGLTWKTKTGVKSANYYGSLLESSTVSLGSGPKGEIFVPFRELLPMVHPNDIIFDGWDISSMDLGCAMERAQVLDWSLQEMLRPHMSQLKPRPSIYIPDFIAANQEHRADNVLTGTKAEQMEQIRRDIRDFKEKSGVDKVIVLWTANTERFSDVVTGVNDTAQNLLATIQNGGEVSPSTLFAVASILEGCAYINGSPQNTFVPGVVEMAVQQGVFIGGDDFKSGQTKLKSVLVDFLVSAGIKPTSIVSYNHLGNNDGMNLSAPQQFRSKEISKSNVVDDMVESNPVLYKPGEKPDHCVVIKYVPYVGDSKRAMDEYTSEIMMGGTNTIALHNTCEDSLLASPIILDLVILTELCQRITFRTQQDSSFQSFHSVLSLLSFLCKAPLVPPKAPVVNAFFRQRACIENVMRACLGLPPQNHMQLEYKMQKSFTVCQDKKVPVATKGSNNITKAYHCIECNGATDQKNVDR